The window GGCCCGCGCCCTGATGCTGGCCGGCGAAGCGCTCTCCCAGCTGCCCCTGTCCGACCTCCCGCCCGACCATTGCGCCAGCCTGGAGGCGCGCATGCACCTGCTGCACGCCGAATGCGAATGGCTCGACGGCGCACTCGACCTGGCCTGCACCCACGCGCAGGAACTGCTGTCCCGCTTCACCCTCCTGAACGACCATGCAGGCTGCGCCGACGCCCACTGGCTGCTGGCCTGGATCGCGGTCGACCGCGGCGACCATGACGCCAGCGACGCCGCCTTTTCCAACGCCGCCGCCAGCGCCCGCGAGGCCGGCGACACCTTGCGCTGCGACCTGGCCGAAGCGGCCCTCGCGCGCTGGGCCGTCCTGCGCGACCCCGTCAGCGCGATTGCCCGCTGGGGCGAACGCTTCGACGCCGACAGCACCCGCCTGCACCCCTCCCTGGCCACCTGGGTCAACGACTTCCTCGGCCTTGCCGCCAGCCAGGCGGCCGACTTCGGCGCCGCCGCCGGCCACTACATGCGCTGCTACGAGTCGGCCCTCGACACCGGCCAGGTGCGCGCCGCCATCACCGCCGCCACCAACATCGGCGAAGACTTCACCATCCTCAACGACCACCACTCGGCGCTCGAATGGGTCCAGTGCGCGCTCGAACTGGCGCGTCCCACCGGCTGGCCGCGCAGCGTCGGGGCCTGCCTGATGCACAGCGCCGACACCCTGCGCCGCCTGGGCCAGCTCGACGCCGCCCACGACATGCTGCAGGAAGCGCTGACCATCCTGAAACCGCTGGAGAACGCGCGCAGCTACGCCATCGCCCTGCAATATCTCGGCGACCTGTCGCTCGACCAAGGGAACTACGACTGCGCCCTGGACGCCTTTACGCGCCTGGCCGCGCGCGCCGAAGCGCTCGACCAGGCCGACTTTCGCAGCATCGCGCGGCGCGGCCAGGCGCACGCGCTGTCGCACCTGGGCCGCGCCAATGAGGCCATCGCGGTGGCCGCCGACGCCGCCGCCATGGCCGCCGCCCCCGGCTACGCCTACAACCAGATCGCCGCGCTGCGCGTGATGGCCCTCATCCACGCCCAGCACGCGCTGCCGCCGCCGCCCGGCATGGTCGAACCGAATCCGGTGCTGCACTACCTGCAGCAGGCACTGTCGGTGGCCTCCACCATCGAAGGCTACACGGTGCCGGGCGACCTGTACGACGCCATGGCGCGCGAGTATGCGGCCGCTGGCGACTACGCGCGCGCCTACGAGGTGGCGCTGGCGGCGTCAAGCTCGCGGGAAAAGACCCACAGCCAGGAAGCGACCAACCGCGCCATCGCCATGCAGGTGCATCACCAGACCGAGCACGCCCGCAGCGAGGGCTATCACCACCGCGAGCTGGCCGAGTCGGAGGCGCGGCGCGCCGAAATCCTGCAGCGCACCAGC of the Massilia violaceinigra genome contains:
- a CDS encoding ATP-binding protein is translated as MEMFTVDVNVAQWESALPSLRGMERLPVLLPLAWHLRQRDPARALMLAGEALSQLPLSDLPPDHCASLEARMHLLHAECEWLDGALDLACTHAQELLSRFTLLNDHAGCADAHWLLAWIAVDRGDHDASDAAFSNAAASAREAGDTLRCDLAEAALARWAVLRDPVSAIARWGERFDADSTRLHPSLATWVNDFLGLAASQAADFGAAAGHYMRCYESALDTGQVRAAITAATNIGEDFTILNDHHSALEWVQCALELARPTGWPRSVGACLMHSADTLRRLGQLDAAHDMLQEALTILKPLENARSYAIALQYLGDLSLDQGNYDCALDAFTRLAARAEALDQADFRSIARRGQAHALSHLGRANEAIAVAADAAAMAAAPGYAYNQIAALRVMALIHAQHALPPPPGMVEPNPVLHYLQQALSVASTIEGYTVPGDLYDAMAREYAAAGDYARAYEVALAASSSREKTHSQEATNRAIAMQVHHQTEHARSEGYHHRELAESEARRAEILQRTSATLERLSAIGQEITAHLDAAAVFQALDRHIHGLLTASTFAIYLIDAAGTVLHRAFGVELGRELPSHAIPLSKRDAYSVRCLDERREIYIEHWPDAEHRKVVPGTMVNMSALFVPLTVGERAIGVMTVQAPQSHAYGENERMIFRTLCAYGAIALDNAEAYRQLQDAQAQLVSQEKLAALGSLMAGVAHELNTPIGNSLLIASTMQEKTAEIEALMNGPGLRRSELAAFITDSQKAASLVLRGLTSAADLVNSFKQVAVDRTTEQRRFFNLQQVCHEIIATMMNRIRAANHNIDMDVSDAIGMDSYPGPFGQVITNFINNALLHAFAPGHSGGMTLTASMPAEGRVVVEFHDNGGGIRPEHLGRIFDPFFTTKLGQGGSGLGLSISYNIVTSLLGGQITVVSNAQDGTSFVLDLPLTAPEHTAADVTAIY